A single genomic interval of Camelina sativa cultivar DH55 chromosome 11, Cs, whole genome shotgun sequence harbors:
- the LOC104724927 gene encoding cytochrome c6, chloroplastic, with protein MGLIQTNFGLTQKPVKLPKEADTAIPTSSPIEMSLLLSCASARTSNIFCSSQTGNGRQRDLKYSIPLNHNKDLNFLVKKLSPPLTAVLLAVSPICHPPESLGQTLDIQRGATLFNRACIGCHDTGGNIIQPGATLFTSDLQRNGVDTEEEIFRVTYYGKGRMPGFGEKCTPRGQCTFGPRLQDEEIKLLAEFVKFQAEQGWPNVSTGSE; from the exons ATGGGGTTAATCCAAACCAATTTTGGTTTAACCCAAAAACCGGTTAAATTGCCAAAAGAAGCAGACACGGCAATTCCAACATCATCACCCATCGAGAtgagtcttcttctctcttgtgcCTCTGCTCGCACCTCCAATATTTTCTGTTCCTCCCAAACG gGCAATGGAagacaaagagatttgaaataCTCAATTCCTTTAAACCACAACAAAGATTTGAACTTTCTGGTAAAGAAGTTATCTCCGCCACTTACGGCGGTTCTACTTGCTGTTTCACCCATCTGTCACCCTCCAG AATCTCTTGGGCAGACTTTGGATATACAAAGAGGAGCAACATTGTTTAATAGAGCTTGTATTGGGTGTCACGATACAGGTGGAAACATTATTCAACCA GGTGCAACGCTTTTCACAAGTGACCTCCAAAG AAATGGAGTTGATACTGAAGAAGAGATATTTCGTGTTACCTACTACGGAAAGGGAAGGATGCCG GGGTTTGGAGAGAAATGCACGCCAAGAGGACAATGTACCTTTGGACCGCGGTTGCAGGACGAAGAAATCAAGCTTCTGGCTGAATTTGTAAAGTTTCAAGCTGAGCAAGGTTGGCCGAATGTATCTACCGGTAGCGAATAG
- the LOC104724926 gene encoding uncharacterized protein LOC104724926: MEGERLDLRFHHSVSSQSVESALDLDKNCYNHFKMASSSPLQPFPSGGQHPETIAAAAAYFSWPTSSRLNDSAEDRANYFANLQKGVLPETFDGLPTGKKATTLLELMMIRAFHSKNLRRFSLGTAIGFRIRRGVLTNIAAILVFVARKVHKQWLNPLQCLPTALEGPGGVWCDVDVVEFQYYGAPAQTPKEQVYTELVDDLRGSGSSIGSGSQVASQETYGTLGAIVKSKTGIRQVGFLTNRHVAVDLDYPSQKMFHPLPPSLGPGVYLGAVERATSFITDDLWYGIFAGTNPETFVRADGAFIPFAEDFNMNNVTTTVKGIGEIGDIHATDLQSPINSLIGRKVIKVGRSSGLTTGTIMAYALEYNDEKGICFLTDFLVVGENQQTFDLEGDSGSLILLAAGEEKNEKPRPVGIIWGGTANRGRLKLKVGEQPENWTSGVDLGRVLNLLELDIITSNEGLQAAVLEQRNGTMCAANDSTIVESSPGVCNISRCKTGENFEPINLNVQQVLREEENSNIHPEFQIEDVLESAAAIEEHQFIPSSGNNGSPLHQKSNGPENLESKNLSSLKTSSSGDEIGFSLQLGESDAKKRKRTHSPDDLKSHEE; the protein is encoded by the exons ATGGAAGGGGAAAGATTAGACCTTAGATTTCATCACTCTGTATCATCTCAATCGGTGGAGTCTGCATTGGATTTGGATAAAAACTGTTACAATCATTTCAAAATGGCTTCCTCATCACCACTTCAACCGTTTCCATCGGGCGGTCAGCATCCTGAAACcattgctgctgctgctgcttacTTCTCTTGGCCTACTTCAAGTCGGTTGAACGATTCAGCCGAAGACAGAGCAAACTATTTTGCAAATCTTCAGAAAGGGGTTTTGCCTGAGACTTTTGACGGTTTACCTACAGGGAAGAAAGCTACTACATTGCTTGAGTTGATGATGATTAGAGCGTTTCATAGTAAGAATTTGAGGAGGTTTAGCCTTGGTACAGCTATTGGATTTCGGATTCGACGAGGCGTTTTGACAAATATCGCAGCTATTCTTGTCTTTGTTGCTCGGAAAGTTCACAAACAATGGCTTAACCCTCTTCAGTGTTTACCTACAGCCTTGGAG GGTCCTGGAGGAGTTTGGTGTGATGTAGATGTTGTTGAGTTTCAATATTATGGTGCACCTGCGCAAACGCCTAAAGAGCAGGTGTATACAGAGCTTGTTGATGATCTGAGAGGCAGTGGTTCGTCTATTGGATCTGGTTCACAG GTGGCTAGTCAAGAGACATATGGAACCTTAGGTGCAATTGTAAAGAGTAAAACCGGTATCAGACAGGTTGGTTTCCTAACGAACCGGCACGTTGCAGTTGATTTAGACTACCCAAGCCAGAAGATGTTTCATCCATTGCCACCTAGTCTCGGTCCCGGAGTCTACTTAGGTGCAGTGGAAAGAGCAACTTCATTCATTACTGATGACCTTTGGTATGGCATTTTCGCTGGAACTAACCCAG AAACATTTGTTCGAGCTGATGGAGCCTTCATTCCATTTGCCGAAGACTTCAATATGAACAATGTAACCACAACTGTCAAAGGGATTGGTGAGATTGGTGATATCCATGCTACTGATCTACAGTCTCCAATTAACAGTCTAATAGGAAGAAAAGTTATCAAAGTTGGAAGAAGCTCTGGTTTGACCACCGGGACCATAATGGCTTACGCGTTGGAATACAATGACGAGAAAGGGATTTGTTTCCTAactgattttcttgttgttggtgaaAACCAGCAGACTTTTGATCTTGAGGGTGATAGTGGAAGCCTGATTCTGTTGGCTGCGGGCgaagagaagaatgagaaacCACGACCTGTTGGAATTATTTGGGGAGGAACAGCAAACAGGGGACGGTTGAAGCTAAAAGTTGGGGAACAACCTGAGAATTGGACAAGTGGAGTTGATCTTGGTAGAGTTCTTAATCTTCTTGAGCTTGATATCATTACTTCCAATGAGGGTCTTCAAG CCGCGGTGCTGGAACAGAGAAACGGTACTATGTGTGCAGCAAATGATTCCACCATCGTGGAATCATCTCCTGGTGTGTGCAATATTTCCAGATGTAAAACGGGTGAGAACTTTGAGCCTATTAACCTGAATGTCCAGCAAGttcttagagaagaagagaactcaAACATTCATCCAGAGTTCCAAATAGAAGACGTGCTAGAATCGGCAGCCGCGATCGAAGAACACCAGTTTATTCCAAGTTCAGGCAACAACGGATCCCCACTCCATCAGAAAAGTAATGGACCAGAGAATCTCGAATCCAAAAACCTGTCTTCGCTTAAGACTAGTAGCTCCGGTGATGAGATTGGCTTTTCTTTGCAGTTAGGTGAGTCAGatgcaaagaaaagaaagcgaACTCATTCACCGGATGATCTCAAGAGCCATGAAGAGTGA
- the LOC104724928 gene encoding uncharacterized protein LOC104724928 gives MIKGLNDAISFSSVHSIWGRTKETDDHRGWVFPDSDTELPGAEHDYLNGAKTVRELYEIASPNYEGKYTVPILWDKKLKTVVNNESSEIIRMFNTEFNGIARNPSLDLYPSHLRDRIDETNEWVFNGINNGVYKCGFARKQEPYNEAVNQLYEAIDRCEEILEKQRYICGNTFTEADIRLFVTLIRFDEVYAVHFKCNKRLLREYPNIFNYIKDIYQIQGMSTVNMEHIKQHYYGSHPTINPFGIIPHGPNIDYSSPHDRDRFSS, from the exons ATGATCAAAGGCCTTAATGATGCAATCAGCTTCTCG TCGGTTCATTCTATTTGGGGAAGAACCAAGGAAACTGATGATCATAGAGGATGGGTGTTCCCGGATTCAGATACCGAGCTCCCTGGAGCTGAGCATGACTATCTTAATGGTGCAAAGACTGTGAGAGAACTCTACGAGATTGCTAGCCCCAACTATGAAGGGAAGTACACTGTTCCT ATTCTGTGGGATAAGAAGCTTAAGACTGTAGTTAACAATGAGAGTTCAGAGATTATCCGAATGTTCAACACTGAGTTCAATGGTATTGCGAGAAACCCGTCTCTCGACCTTTATCCTTCTCATCTCAGAGACAGAATTGATGAGACTAATGAATGGGTTTTCAATGGGATAAACAACGGTGTTTATAAATGTGGGTTTGCTAGGAAACAAGAACCTTACAATGAG GCAGTGAACCAGTTATATGAAGCAATAGATAGATGTGAGGAAATACTCGAAAAACAGCGGTACATTTGCGGAAACACTTTCACTGAAGCAGATATCAGATTATTCGTCACCCTCATAAGATTTGACGAG GTTTATGCGGTTCACTTCAAATGCAACAAGAGACTCTTAAGGGAGTACCCGAATATCTTCAACTACATAAAAGACATCTACCAAATCCAGGGCATGAGCACTGTGAACATGGAACACATTAAGCAACATTACTACGGGAGCCACCCTACAATAAACCCGTTTGGGATCATCCCTCACGGACCGAACATCGACTACTCTTCACCTCATGACCGCGACAGATTCTCCTCATGA